Proteins from a single region of Lates calcarifer isolate ASB-BC8 linkage group LG19, TLL_Latcal_v3, whole genome shotgun sequence:
- the LOC108898046 gene encoding interferon alpha-inducible protein 27-like protein 2A isoform X1 produces the protein MGLASAIEPGAEQPLIVEEEDIKLEEEEEEEDDGEKENHEVSPEPKSQPKSSTKIKVILGTTAAIVAGAAGAVALAPVALGAAGFTSAGIAAGSIAAQMMSAAAIANGGGVAAGSLVAVLQSAGAAGLSGAATAAVAGTGGAVGWLASLIGRKAIEKKNK, from the exons AACAGCCACTGATTGTAGAGGAAGAAGATATCAAactggaggaagaagaagaggaggaagacgatggagaaaaagaaaaccatgaaGTTTCGCCTGAACCAAAGTCTCAACCAAAGAGCTCAACCAAAATCAAAGTTATCTTGG GGACAACTGCCGCCATTGTAGCAGGAGCAG CAGGTGCCGTGGCCCTGGCTCCTGTTGCTCTGGGAGCTGCAGGTTTCACCTCAGCTGGAATAGCAGCAGGATCCATTGCTGCTCAAATGATGTCGGCTGCTGCGATTGCTAATGGAGGTGGCGTGGCAGCAGGAAGTCTGGTGGCTGTTTTGCAATCAGCAG GTGCAGCTGGTCTGTCAGGGGCTGCCACTGCAGCTGTGGCCGGCACTGGAGGAGCAGTGGGATGGCTGGCTAGCCTCATTGGCCGAAAAGCAATagagaagaagaataaataa